The sequence below is a genomic window from Plasmodium gaboni strain SY75 chromosome Unknown, whole genome shotgun sequence.
TATTTATCCTATGgaataattaaaatatatattaaataaaataataattttaaattatcgcaaaataatatatatatatatatatatatatatatatttttaattaaaaaaaaaaaaatatatcttaattttattttataatatgtgtttaatattatgtgtaatattaatgaattaataagaatatacgataaaaataattgaaagtgtataatttttttagaaaaaaatgaactttaaaataatgattatgtatgtatattatatttttgtttttcaataataaatattatgttttgccttttttttttttttttttaaaagttaaaataaaattacaTGAAACATTATGGTTTATATTACGTATGATATTGAAatggaatatatatatttgaataattttGTATAATTACCATTGGATTATTAAAGTCTTATAATATTAGcactatatatataaatatttgataaacaaatataatacactaataatagtaaaaattaatgttaatataagaaaaaaaaccaaaaaaaaaaaccaaaataaaaaaaattaatatattttattattattatcacaaTAATGTTATTgtgaatattttttaatcataatatatatgtgttcagatatatattatataatatttcatagtacaaaataattaagaaatatttaaaatattttgtttttatataatgtaagtatatattttaacattataaatacaaaaaaagatactaattaaaaaacaaagaaaaaaaaataaaaaaaaaaaaataaaaatcaCATTTctattaaagaaaaaagaaattaaaaaaaaagaaaataaataaataaataattcgttatatagatatattttatatattcgatatattacatattaGAATTTGTTTCTccttttaatttattattaatatattgtCTAGAAAAAATCCtttttaaattcatataattttcttcattatcaattgaattattattgtcctcatattttttatggtatttattttcaatatcATCAAAAATTGTACAAATTTTCCAACTGATCGTCTTCATTGgttacattattattattttcatcaaaATGTATATCCATAGAAATGTTTGTACGTAAATTTTGTCTTTGAGAATCATTATTTTGCGTTATAAGAGCACTATATGGAATATTTGTTGATCCAAGATGTTCAAGAGATGTTATATCATTAAGATCATTAGTATTTTCAttaatcatattatatgtttcaTCATTAATTTTGTGAATAGCATTATCGTTCAAGGGTGTATCTAATACATGTTCgttattttctttattcCACTCATCATTCAATTTACTTAAcatttcttctttattattCCATTTGTTGCACATATATCTATGTCTATCTAACCATTTATCAAATAGATCTAGTTGGTTGAGTATAGGATCatcatatatttgttttGCAA
It includes:
- a CDS encoding putative EMP1-like protein; this encodes RHEDVTYNIDWNIPKNISTNSTDDSKYVSSNDQYTGIDLINHSLNGNNNVDIYDELLKRKKNELYGTKHPKNTSTNTVAKQIYDDPILNQLDLFDKWLDRHRYMCNKWNNKEEMLSKLNDEWNKENNEHVLDTPLNDNAIHKINDETYNMINENTNDLNDITSLEHLGSTNIPYSALITQNNDSQRQNLRTNISMDIHFDENNNNVTNEDDQLENLYNF